One window of Acidobacteriota bacterium genomic DNA carries:
- a CDS encoding NYN domain-containing protein — MDRVAVFVDAGYLFAQGSVALAGQKLPRGRLVLDHEKAIDALADFAVRVSGVDLLRVYWYDGTSTGPSSQHLTLAHLARVKVRLGFVNSVGEQKGVDSLIVTDMIALARNHAMSEAVLLSGDEDLRVGVQQAQEFGVRVHLLGIRPSRGSQSLFLLQEADSTHEWSPDDLTPFLSCKPDIAVVSAAPLPAAAPAPLEPMLVPDPLNDVASALATEIPTTELEALTESIRQSGQIPKEFDGRLLAEGGRALKVRLDPAQKKEARNAFLKACEQRLAQAQQTAGGPD; from the coding sequence ATGGATCGGGTTGCCGTCTTCGTGGACGCCGGCTACCTTTTCGCCCAGGGATCGGTGGCTCTTGCGGGTCAAAAGCTCCCTCGCGGTCGCCTCGTACTAGATCACGAAAAGGCAATCGACGCACTCGCCGACTTTGCAGTCCGGGTCAGCGGTGTCGACTTGCTGCGCGTGTACTGGTACGACGGAACGTCAACCGGCCCCAGTTCCCAACACCTCACGTTGGCGCACTTGGCACGCGTGAAGGTCCGTCTCGGCTTCGTCAACAGCGTCGGTGAGCAAAAGGGCGTGGACTCTCTGATCGTCACCGACATGATTGCTTTGGCGCGCAACCACGCGATGAGCGAGGCGGTGCTCTTGTCCGGAGATGAGGATTTGCGCGTCGGAGTGCAACAGGCGCAGGAGTTCGGCGTCCGTGTGCACCTTCTCGGAATTCGCCCTAGCCGGGGAAGCCAGTCGCTGTTCCTGCTTCAAGAAGCCGATTCGACGCACGAATGGAGTCCCGATGATCTGACCCCGTTCCTCTCGTGTAAGCCCGACATTGCCGTGGTATCTGCGGCGCCTCTCCCGGCCGCCGCTCCCGCGCCGCTGGAACCGATGCTGGTACCCGATCCGCTCAACGACGTTGCTTCCGCCCTCGCGACGGAGATCCCCACGACGGAACTCGAAGCCCTTACCGAGTCGATTCGTCAATCCGGACAGATCCCAAAAGAGTTCGATGGTCGGCTCTTAGCCGAAGGAGGCCGTGCGCTCAAGGTGCGACTCGATCCCGCGCAGAAGAAAGAGGCTCGAAACGCGTTTCTCAAAGCGTGTGAGCAGCGCTTGGCCCAAGCACAGCAAACCGCTGGTGGTCCCGACTGA